One genomic segment of Helianthus annuus cultivar XRQ/B chromosome 14, HanXRQr2.0-SUNRISE, whole genome shotgun sequence includes these proteins:
- the LOC110906678 gene encoding uncharacterized protein LOC110906678, which translates to MDRVFGEEISVTVEVYMDDPVIMSREEESMLTNIQRTFDSLRRVNLKLNPVKCSFGMEEGKFLGSIVTKDGFKVNPEKVEAIQLMPSPASIKEMQRLAGQLAALNRFLANHAAKSYPFISTLRNCIKKSQFQWTPEAEKAFQQMKECLIQLPTLTAPQKEEPLILYLSASEVAVGAVLMVERDGVQTLIYYISKMLTDCEGILSKPDVAGILAKWAIELGGYNILYKPRPAIKGQVLADFVTEVPVDKIQKCEAIQNPTPVFDDRVWILDTDGASNDDGAGAGLRLVSPHNHELTYAIRLDFKSTNNEAEYETFLAGLLLALKMGAKNVEAHVDSKLVAEQINGRYDAKGEAMALYLEQARKLISRLQTFKIIHINRSENKHTDVLSKLAATSFKHLAKEVRIKVLSNPSVPLRHVNVIEVGNPSWMSPIIMYLKHVTLPEGKTEARKIQHKALNYEMADGMLYHKSYMGPLLRCVDKHDAQYLVWEIHEGLCGVHVGPHIVVAKNMSAGYYWPNMHLDAVEILCKCTSCQRHALKTLRPKNPLVPVTATWPFQQWGIDLVGPFPDAPGAVKFIIVAVDYFTKWVEAKSLASHTVMVIRKFIWEHIICRFGLPLRIITDNGTNFASDDLQKWMKEMRIEHSFASVAYPQANGKVESVNKQIADGIKARLGTARRGWVDELPSILWAHHTMSKISTRETQFSLVYGSEAVIPAEIGLPSPRMLAMEKKTMNMSAGLTWTSSRRDVKM; encoded by the exons ATGGATAGAGTCTTCGGGGAAGAAATCAGCGTAACCGTGGAAGTCTATATGGACGACCCTGTCATCATGAGTCGCGAAGAAGAATCAATGCTCACAAACATCCAGCGTACTTTCGACTCTCTACGCAGAGTCAACCTAAAACTGAACCCTGTAAAGTGTTCgttcggaatggaagaaggcaaattcttaggatctATCGTAACCAAAGATGGTTTCAAAGTCAATCCAGAAAAGGTAGAGGCTATTCAGCTCATGCCGTCACCAGCATCTATCAAAGAGATGCAACGTCTAGCAGGTCAGCTAGCGGCGCTCAACCGATTTTTAGCAAATCATGCTGCCAAATCATATCCATTCATCAGCACATTACGCAACTGCATAAAGAAGAGCCAATTTCAATGGACTCCGGAGGCAGAAAAAGCTTTCCAGCAAATGAAAGAATGCTTAATTCAACTACCTACTTTAACAGCTCCGCAAAAAGAAGAACCATTAATCTTATACCTCTCCGCATCAGAGGTAGCAGTTGGCGCAGTGTTGATGGTCGAAAGGGACGGAGTCCAAACTCTAATTTATTACATCAGCAAAATGTTGACCG ATTGCGAAGGTATCTTGTCCAAACCAGACGTCGCGGGCATATTAGCtaaatgggccattgaactgggcgGATATAACATTCTGTACAAGCCGCGCCCAGCTATCAAGGGCCAAGTCCTAGCAGATTTTGTTACTGAAGTTCCCGTCGATAAGATCCAGAAATGCGAAGCCATACAAAATCCTACCCCAGTCTTCGACGACAGGGTCTGGATCCTAGATACAGATGGTGCTTCCAACGATGACGGCGCAGGAGCTGGTCTCCGCCTAGTTAGCCCCCACAACCACGAACTTACCTACGCCATTCGGCTAGATTTCAAAAGCACCAACAACGAAGCGGAGTATGAGACATTCCTCGCAGGTCTCCTCCTAGCACTCAAAATGGGGGCAAAAAATGTTGAAGCACATGTCGATTCCAAGTTGGTAGCCGAACAAATCAATGGTCGCTACGATGCAAAAGGCGAAGCAATGGCCTTATATCTCGAGCAGGCAAGAAAACTGATCAGTCGGCTTCAGACCTTCAAAATAATCCACATTaacagaagcgagaacaagcATACGGATGTGCTAAGTAAGCTAGCCGCTACAAGCTTCAAGCACCTGGCAAAAGAGGTCCGCATTAAAGTTCTCTCAAACCCATCCGTTCCTCTAAGACACGTGAACGTGATAGAAGTTGGGAATCCATCTTGGATGTCCCCAATTATTATGTATTTAAAACATGTAACTCTTCCGGAGGGGAAAACAGAAGCAAGAAAAATTCAACACAAAGCGTTAAATTATGAGATGGCGGATGGAATGTTGTATCACAAGTCTTACATGGGTCCTCTCCTAAGATGCGTAGACAAGCATGACGCGCAGTATCTGGTCTGGGAAATCCATGAAGGACTATGCGGAGTCCATGTTGGCCCACACATAGTAGTAGCAAAAAACATGAGTGCAGGCTATTACTGGCCCAATATGCATTTGGACGCTGTAGAGATCTTGTGCAAGTGTACATCATGCCAACGTCATGCTCTAAAAACACTTCGCCCAAAGAACCCGTTGGTTCCAGTAACCGCAACGTGGCCTTTCCAACAATGGGGAATTGACCTAGTAGGTCCTTTTCCCGACGCACCGGGCGCAGTAAAATTTATAATAGTTGCCGTggattacttcaccaagtgggtagaagCCAAATCCCTAGCATCACACACCGTAATGGTAATCAGAAAATTCATCTGGGAACATATCATCTGCCGGTTCGGATTGCCATTGCGCATTATCACAGACAATGGTACCAATTTTGCGTCTGACGATCTACAAAAGTGGATGAAAGAAATGCGCATCGAACATAGTTTCGCCTCTGTGGCGTACCCACAGGCAAACGGGAAAGTCGAAAGCGTCAACAAGCAGATTGCAGATGGCAttaaagcaaggttgggaaccgCAAGAAGGGGGTGGGttgatgaactcccaagtatcctatGGGCTCACCACACTATGTCTAAGATTAGCACGAGGGAAACACAATTTAGCCTCGTTTACGGCTCCGAAGCAGTAATTCCGGCGGAAATCGGCCTCCCGTCACCTCGGATGCTAGCCatggaaaaaaaaacaatgaaCATGAGCGCAGGCTTGACCTGGACCTCCTCGAGGAGAGACGTGAAAATGTAG